GGGCGGCGATGTCGAACCTCGCGGCGGCGCGCTCGCGCGGACGGGCGAAGCGCAGGAAGCCCTTGATCGTCCGGTCGAGGCGGAGACTCTCCTTGACGATGATGTCGAGGAGCCGGCGCTCCTGCGGCCCGGCGGCGAGTGATCCGGAGAGCAGCTGAACGGACCCGGAGATCGCGGCGAGCGGATTGCCGACCTCGTGCGCCAGACCGGCTGCGAGCTCGCCGACCGCGGCCATGCGGTCCTTGAGCCGCAGCTCCTCCTGTAACCGGCGCCATTGGGAGAGGTCCTGAAAGACGACGATCCAGCCGGCTGGAACCTCGTGAGCGTCGGTCAGGCGGGTGACGGTGAATCCGATCGGCAGACGCTCGTCGCCACGCTCCACCACGAGCTCCGACCTCGTTCGTCGGTCGGCACTCGTCGCCGACGCCGCGGCGCTCCACTCCTCTTGCGAGAACAGCCGGCTCTCGGGGAGCGGTCTGCCCAGGAGGGCGGCTTCGGTGGTGTTCAGGATCTCGAGCGCAGCGCGGTTCACGGAGGTCACCCGGGACTCGAGGTCGGTCGAGATCAGGCCACTGGAGATCGACTGGATCACATTGCGATGAAAGACCTCGAGGTCGGCGAGGCTGCCGGTCTTCTGTGCGAGCTCTTCTTCGGCCCGCGACGCGCTCTCGCCGAGGTAGGAGGTCAGCAAAGCCACCGCATAGAAGCCGAACAGGTGAACCGCCAGATTGTAGGAGATCCGGAAGGAGAGCTCGAGGTCGGTGGGCAGCACCGAGAGCGCCGGCAGCCAGTTCCGTGCCAGCGCGGCGAGGAGCGTGGCATAGAGGATGTAGGCGAGCCCGGCGATGGTGAGGGCGGCGCGCCGATTCAGAATGACCGCCGACACCATGATCACGACCAGATAGAGCATCGAGAACGGACTGGTGATGCCGCCGAAGAAGTAGACCAGCCCGCTCACCAGCAGGAGATCGCCCGCGAACTGGACGTAGGCGTGCCAGAGGGGGCGCGCCGCGAGCATCGTCAGCAGGCCGATGTGCACGATGCTCGCGATATAGGTCGCCGCGACGAGCACGAAGAGCAGGTTGAACTCCGGCAATTCGCCGCGCGAGGAGAGCTCGAAGACGAGATACGAGAGCAGGACGCTCGAGATCATCACCAGCCGGAAGGCGATCAGCCAGCGGAGGTGACGGTCGAGATTGGGCAGTGCGCGCGCGGCCGTGCTCATGGGCGAGAGAGATCAAAAAGGGAGGGGGTGATCCCCCTCCCTGGAGCGGCGGGTGGTGCCGGTCGGGTGAGCTTCGTCTGCGGCCGCCTATTCGATCTTCTGCAGAATGGAGTACATCGGCATGTACATGGCGGTGACGATGGTGCCGATGATGCCGCCGAGGATGACGATCATGACGGGCTCGAGGAGCTTCATGAGACCTGCGACGGCGGTGTCCACTTCATCCTCGTAGAAGTCGGCGATCTTCGCGAGCATCTGGTCGAGGGCGCCGGTCTGCTCGCCGACGTTGACCATCTGGACGACCATCGCCGGGAAGACCTTGGTCTCGGCGAGTGGTCCGGAGATCGTCTTGCCCTCTTCGACGCTCTTGCGGACGGCCATGATCGCATCTTCGACGATGGCGTTGCCCGAGGTCTTGGCGGTGATCTCGAGGCCGTCGAGGATCGGAACGCCGGAAGCGGTCAGCGTCGACAGCGTCCGGCAGAAGCGGGCGACCGCGATCTTCCGCACCAGCATGCCGACGACCGGCACCTTGAGCGTCAACCCGTCGATGACCCGCCGTCCGCTCGGCGTCTTGTGGTACCGCTTGACCGCCGTGATGAGGAGGGCGATGCCGATGGCGAGTGGAATGATGAACCGGCCGAGGAAGTTGCTCGCTCCGACGACGACCCGCGTCAGGAAGGGCAGCTCTCCTCCGAGGCCCGCGAACATCTGCGCGAACACCGGGATCACCTTCCAGAGGATGATCGCCACGACGCCCGCCGCGATCACGATGATCGAGACCGGATAGATCATCGCCGACTTCACCTGCGAGTTCAGCCGCACGACCTTCTCGATGTAGGTCGCAAGGCGCTGCAGGATGACGTCCAGGATACCGCCTGCTTCGCCGGCGGCGATCATCGATACGTAGAGATTGTCGAAGGCCTTCGGGT
The DNA window shown above is from Thermoanaerobaculia bacterium and carries:
- a CDS encoding PAS domain S-box protein, which encodes MSTAARALPNLDRHLRWLIAFRLVMISSVLLSYLVFELSSRGELPEFNLLFVLVAATYIASIVHIGLLTMLAARPLWHAYVQFAGDLLLVSGLVYFFGGITSPFSMLYLVVIMVSAVILNRRAALTIAGLAYILYATLLAALARNWLPALSVLPTDLELSFRISYNLAVHLFGFYAVALLTSYLGESASRAEEELAQKTGSLADLEVFHRNVIQSISSGLISTDLESRVTSVNRAALEILNTTEAALLGRPLPESRLFSQEEWSAAASATSADRRTRSELVVERGDERLPIGFTVTRLTDAHEVPAGWIVVFQDLSQWRRLQEELRLKDRMAAVGELAAGLAHEVGNPLAAISGSVQLLSGSLAAGPQERRLLDIIVKESLRLDRTIKGFLRFARPRERAAARFDIAALLAENTALLRNSEEATGRHEFILELDPQSTPLTGDPDQISQIFWNLARNALRAMPDGGQLRIRGRLRGESYSIEFSDTGHGMSEEQRAKLFHPFQSFFDSGTGIGMAIVYRIVQEHGGSIQVESQPAAGTRIVVSLPVLSPAAVPVATEA
- a CDS encoding type II secretion system F family protein gives rise to the protein MPSFVWKGKNRFGAFQEGVLIADTRDAATAILRRQNVQLTSIKEKGRELRLMPKFPTGVNAKRVAIFTRQFSVMLDAGLPLVQCLEILGEQEEHRTFREIINQVRSDVESGSNLADAMRKHPKAFDNLYVSMIAAGEAGGILDVILQRLATYIEKVVRLNSQVKSAMIYPVSIIVIAAGVVAIILWKVIPVFAQMFAGLGGELPFLTRVVVGASNFLGRFIIPLAIGIALLITAVKRYHKTPSGRRVIDGLTLKVPVVGMLVRKIAVARFCRTLSTLTASGVPILDGLEITAKTSGNAIVEDAIMAVRKSVEEGKTISGPLAETKVFPAMVVQMVNVGEQTGALDQMLAKIADFYEDEVDTAVAGLMKLLEPVMIVILGGIIGTIVTAMYMPMYSILQKIE